The Flavobacterium piscisymbiosum genome includes a region encoding these proteins:
- a CDS encoding family 16 glycosylhydrolase: MLLVLALFPLLKVYSQCNTLIWSDEFNGTTVDTTKWQSISGNGCPSLCGFGNAEAQRYDPAQATIVKEGTNSYLNIQAKYEPNAAFPSQPYSSAKLTTEGKYAIKYGRIEARMKLSNGMGAWPAFWMLPAGTSNWPFTGEIDIMEAKHRNPKSVDGTLHYDAGGYHYTGRSYSSPTDLSSEFHVYAVEWGPNIIKWFIDGNLFHTATPQTTVNGGWPFNDQQFYIILNLAVGSGGTPYTSVNGAGVEPIPADFPAKLQVDYVRVYSGSFTYGVLGDAKVYHNETGKTYSINAIPGAAYNWTVPAGASITSGQGTNTITVNWGTTGGDVSVATTVSGCASNTYKLAVVTEVPLPVERIYEDFQSNRNIVYGLKTGVLTEAVANPSATGINTSALVGKYVRNASELYDVMNIKNVTISNANDYVYGRKKLSFDIYTSAPVGTKISMQLENSLVTTATNFPSGRHSGYKATTTVQNKWETIEFEFEKVIDANTSALSINNVVFLFESNSNTGTTYYFDNLLTRAAPEKPIIATDVLQNYDGINKIIKGTTTGVYSVVANPGANAVNSSANVAKYVRNITEQYDVLFFNTQGNIEDAGLLKSQTNKIMIDVYTTAPIGTVVSLNLENSATSLPANFPTGRNSNYVAITTKQNQWETLTFYYNSSPDPGTSNLAVNQMVILANSGSFTNDTYYFDNIRIGSTKLPDTFTPGVVYEDYQTVHNITFRDAIGTYTANTPNPSASGINTSTNVGKYVRKSTELYDNFSFNTALNNIGDFKSGTKKFAMDVYTSAPVGSVISWQAESSASVPSNYPVGRHSIYQGVVKQTNTWHTITFTYASAPDASTLDTEVNRFVFLFEPGTNSGNTYYFDNIRAVNLVGTENPPATLPAPWISSDLGAVTPAGEATHASGTFTIKGSGTDIWESSDQFQFVNQSITGDGEIIAKVNSLTNTNTYAKAGVMFRETLTPTSKHAMTDITAAAGVEFLSRDAVSAITTAQTATGTTPKWLRVTRAGNVFTSYTSDNGSTWTQLGTPRTIAMANTIYVGMAVTSHANGTLATGVFSDVIVRNITPPTNNVNLALAKTTLASSEENATYSSAKATDGDAGTRWASSFVNASEWIYVDLGSNYNINRVVLKWEAAFATQYKVQISTDNVFTENETVNTQTASDGGTDDLTVNGTGRYIRVLCTAKALAPYGYSLFEIEAYGSASTAKKAAVVTEEADATTTAFAVYPNPASNYIQLAIPEKLDNKIVTIYDDSGTLLVEKKLNADAKEDVIDVSKLRKGIYILNFKSDQKSWSKKLIKQ; the protein is encoded by the coding sequence TAACGGGACAACCGTAGACACTACCAAATGGCAAAGTATTTCCGGAAACGGCTGTCCATCGCTTTGCGGATTTGGAAATGCCGAAGCACAGCGTTACGATCCTGCTCAGGCGACAATTGTCAAAGAAGGAACAAACAGCTATTTGAACATTCAGGCAAAATACGAACCCAATGCTGCCTTTCCGTCACAACCGTATTCTTCTGCAAAACTCACCACAGAAGGTAAATATGCCATCAAATACGGAAGAATCGAAGCCCGTATGAAATTATCTAACGGAATGGGCGCATGGCCTGCTTTCTGGATGTTACCTGCAGGAACTTCAAACTGGCCTTTTACAGGTGAAATTGATATCATGGAAGCCAAGCACAGAAACCCAAAATCTGTAGACGGAACGCTTCATTATGACGCAGGTGGCTATCATTATACTGGAAGAAGTTATTCTTCACCAACGGATTTATCTTCAGAATTTCACGTTTATGCGGTAGAATGGGGACCAAATATCATTAAATGGTTTATAGATGGCAATTTATTTCATACTGCCACGCCACAAACGACTGTAAATGGCGGATGGCCTTTTAATGACCAACAGTTTTATATTATTTTAAATCTGGCTGTTGGTAGTGGCGGAACGCCTTATACAAGTGTAAACGGAGCAGGTGTAGAACCAATTCCGGCTGACTTTCCTGCAAAGCTGCAAGTAGATTATGTTCGTGTTTACAGTGGTAGTTTTACGTATGGCGTTTTGGGCGATGCAAAAGTATACCATAACGAAACAGGCAAAACGTATTCGATCAATGCGATTCCCGGAGCCGCTTATAATTGGACCGTTCCGGCTGGAGCATCAATTACTTCAGGACAAGGTACCAATACAATTACTGTAAATTGGGGAACTACAGGCGGAGATGTTTCTGTAGCGACTACAGTGTCAGGATGTGCCAGTAATACTTATAAATTGGCCGTTGTAACAGAAGTGCCTTTACCGGTAGAAAGAATCTACGAAGATTTTCAATCGAATAGAAATATCGTCTACGGACTTAAAACAGGAGTTTTGACAGAAGCGGTGGCAAATCCATCGGCTACAGGAATCAATACTTCGGCTTTGGTGGGGAAATATGTTCGTAACGCCTCTGAATTGTATGATGTTATGAATATCAAAAATGTAACCATCAGCAATGCGAATGATTATGTATATGGCAGAAAAAAACTTTCTTTTGATATCTATACCTCGGCGCCAGTTGGAACTAAAATCTCGATGCAACTCGAAAATAGTTTAGTAACCACAGCAACAAATTTCCCTTCAGGAAGACATAGCGGTTACAAAGCCACAACTACAGTTCAAAACAAATGGGAAACTATTGAATTTGAATTCGAAAAAGTAATCGACGCCAATACAAGCGCGTTATCTATTAATAATGTAGTTTTTCTTTTTGAATCGAATTCGAATACCGGCACGACTTATTATTTTGATAATTTGCTTACCAGAGCAGCGCCCGAAAAACCAATTATTGCTACAGATGTTCTTCAGAATTATGATGGTATCAATAAGATAATTAAAGGAACTACAACCGGAGTATATTCTGTTGTGGCAAATCCCGGAGCAAATGCGGTTAACTCGTCTGCGAATGTGGCAAAGTATGTTCGAAATATTACCGAACAATATGATGTACTTTTCTTTAATACGCAAGGCAATATCGAAGATGCAGGTTTATTAAAAAGTCAGACCAATAAAATCATGATAGATGTTTATACTACAGCGCCAATTGGTACAGTGGTTAGTCTGAATTTAGAGAATAGTGCAACGTCGCTTCCGGCTAATTTCCCTACAGGAAGAAACAGTAATTATGTTGCCATCACGACCAAACAGAATCAATGGGAAACGCTGACTTTCTACTATAATTCAAGTCCGGATCCGGGAACATCTAATCTGGCGGTCAATCAAATGGTGATATTAGCCAATTCAGGTTCTTTTACAAACGATACTTATTATTTTGATAATATCAGAATTGGTTCTACTAAATTACCGGATACTTTTACGCCCGGAGTAGTTTACGAAGATTACCAAACGGTTCATAATATCACGTTTAGAGATGCAATTGGAACTTATACGGCAAACACGCCAAATCCAAGTGCAAGCGGAATCAATACCTCTACAAACGTTGGAAAATATGTTAGAAAATCGACTGAATTATATGATAACTTTTCATTCAATACCGCTTTAAATAATATTGGAGATTTCAAAAGCGGAACGAAGAAATTTGCTATGGATGTGTATACCTCTGCGCCGGTTGGATCTGTAATTTCATGGCAGGCAGAAAGTAGTGCTTCGGTTCCTTCTAATTATCCTGTGGGGAGACATAGTATTTATCAGGGTGTTGTAAAACAAACCAATACCTGGCATACCATTACGTTTACTTATGCGAGCGCTCCGGATGCATCGACACTAGATACTGAAGTGAACCGGTTTGTGTTTTTGTTTGAACCGGGAACAAATTCAGGAAATACGTATTATTTTGATAATATCAGAGCGGTAAATTTAGTGGGAACAGAAAATCCTCCGGCAACTTTACCAGCGCCTTGGATAAGTTCAGATTTAGGTGCTGTAACTCCAGCAGGAGAAGCCACTCATGCCAGCGGAACTTTTACCATAAAAGGATCAGGAACTGATATTTGGGAATCAAGCGATCAATTTCAATTTGTAAATCAGTCTATTACGGGCGATGGAGAAATTATAGCCAAAGTAAATTCGTTAACCAATACCAACACTTACGCAAAAGCCGGAGTAATGTTTCGCGAGACACTTACACCAACTTCTAAACACGCTATGACCGATATTACGGCTGCAGCTGGAGTAGAATTTTTATCCAGAGATGCTGTTTCAGCAATCACAACGGCTCAGACAGCTACAGGAACGACTCCAAAATGGCTTCGTGTAACAAGAGCAGGAAATGTATTTACGTCTTATACTTCAGATAATGGTTCAACCTGGACACAATTGGGTACGCCAAGAACAATTGCTATGGCCAATACTATTTATGTGGGAATGGCAGTGACTTCTCATGCAAACGGAACTTTGGCAACAGGAGTTTTCAGCGATGTTATCGTTCGAAATATCACGCCGCCAACAAACAATGTCAATTTGGCTTTAGCCAAAACAACTTTAGCTTCTTCAGAAGAAAATGCCACTTATTCTTCGGCGAAAGCCACAGACGGAGACGCAGGAACAAGATGGGCGAGTAGTTTTGTCAATGCAAGCGAATGGATTTATGTTGATTTAGGAAGTAATTACAACATCAATCGTGTAGTATTAAAATGGGAAGCCGCTTTTGCAACCCAATACAAAGTACAAATTTCGACGGATAATGTTTTTACCGAAAATGAAACTGTAAACACACAAACGGCCAGCGACGGAGGAACAGATGATTTGACGGTGAACGGAACCGGAAGATACATTAGAGTTTTATGTACGGCGAAAGCTTTGGCTCCGTACGGATATTCTCTATTCGAAATCGAAGCTTACGGATCTGCCTCTACAGCTAAGAAAGCTGCGGTTGTAACTGAAGAAGCTGATGCAACAACTACAGCATTTGCAGTATATCCTAATCCGGCAAGCAATTATATTCAATTGGCAATACCTGAAAAATTAGACAACAAAATCGTAACGATTTATGATGATTCAGGAACATTACTGGTAGAGAAAAAACTGAATGCTGATGCTAAAGAAGATGTCATAGATGTAAGTAAACTTAGAAAAGGAATTTACATTCTGAACTTTAAATCTGATCAAAAAAGCTGGTCTAAAAAACTGATCAAGCAATAA